From Hylaeus volcanicus isolate JK05 chromosome 2, UHH_iyHylVolc1.0_haploid, whole genome shotgun sequence, the proteins below share one genomic window:
- the LOC128872972 gene encoding zinc finger protein 425-like isoform X1, whose protein sequence is MEYGIWSLHAAGELWGDPRLARRHPILPPSATQLLPRAAFALSALHRPDMVPLPLTSPGPPYGPMELVTKPSVASSDGDVEKKDSEREDDQQPLDDNEGHIENPDENDNQISVPKENNDNEDAGEESDSGSTSSSHRSANNNLSTKLLDPMAYLAFDKEGTVTPVLNGWVLGAYTAMLGRLSAATAALEATEIPNIPSDSDSESEHSSYTEKSRGSSPNVSNAHRGYSCGSCEVVAPTRPALRKHIVDCHPPVSSTESGETKSCPSSGCDFITSSRCEMETHVAAHVAQGMTPTGKKRSLALQRVRYRYEREEYRCSLCSYACTIEKAFQRHLRAHAKGPAPETRVSCAVCGADRSSEVDLSRHMRRHRDDRYFCCDICIFRTVQLKKLIQHRRMHTGEKPHLCPHCAYRSARRDNLRSHVRRVHKKENLYCDTFSPRGMLLTPTIGRDTPLVQSPEPSPSSNTESTN, encoded by the exons ATGGAATATGGGATCTGGAGTCTTCACGCCGCGGGTGAACTTTGGGGTGACCCGCGTCTCGCCCGAAGGCACCCGATTCTGCCACCAAGCGCGACGCAGCTGCTACCAAGGGCAGCCTTCGCCCTGAGCGCCCTTCATCGGCCAGATATGGTCCCGTTACCGCTTACATCGCCCGGACCACCCTACGGGCCCATGGAGCTGGTCACGAAACCCTCCGTCGCCTCCAGCGACGGCGACGTCGAGAAAAAGGACTCGGAGCGGGAGGACGACCAGCAACCACTAGACGACAACGAAGGACACATCGAAAATCCAGACGAGAATGATAATCAG ATCTCCGTACcaaaagaaaacaacgacAACGAAGACGCCGGGGAGGAAAGCGACAGCGGAAGTACAAGCAGTTCCCACCGTTCGGCTAACAATAATCTCTCAACGAAGCTGCTTGACCCGATGGCTTACCTTGCTTTCGATAAG GAAGGAACTGTTACGCCGGTTCTAAATGGATGGGTCCTCGGCGCATACACCGCCATGTTGGGAAGACTATCTGCGGCGACGGCGGCCCTCGAGGCTACAGAGATCCCAAACATTCCCTCCGACAGCGACTCAGAGAGCGAACATTCGTCTTACACCGAGAA GTCTCGAGGCAGCAGTCCAAACGTGAGCAACGCTCATCGCGGTTACTCCTGCGGTTCCTGCGAAGTGGTGGCGCCGACCAGGCCCGCGTTGAGGAAGCACATCGTCGATTGTCATCCGCCGGTCTCCAGCACGGAGTCAGGAGAAACGAAAAGCTGCCCTTCATCGGGTTGCGACTTCATAACGAGCAGCAGGTGCGAGATGGAGACCCACGTGGCCGCGCACGTGGCACAGGGAATGACGCCGACAGGGAAAAAGCGAAGCCTGGCATTGCAACGCGTCAGGTATAg ATACGAAAGGGAGGAGTACCGTTGCTCGCTCTGCTCGTACGCTTGCACCATCGAGAAGGCATTCCAAAGGCATCTGAGGGCACACGCGAAGGGCCCAGCACCCGAGACGAGGGTGAGCTGCGCGGTTTGCGGAGCCGACCGATCGTCCGAAGTCGATCTCAGCAGACACATGAGAAGGCATCGCGACGATCGCTATTTCTGCTGCGATATTTGCATTTTTCGCACGGTACAACTGAAAAAG CTCATTCAACATCGGCGGATGCACACGGGCGAGAAGCCTCACCTTTGTCCGCACTGCGCGTACAGAAGCGCCCGTCGCGACAACCTACGAAGCCACGTAAGACGAGTCCACAAAAAAGAGAATCTCTATTGCGACACGTTCAGTCCACGAGGTATGTTGTTAACGCCCACGATCGGAAGGGACACCCCGCTCGTCCAGAGTCCAGAACCATCGCCGTCCTCGAACACGGAGTCCACCAACTAG
- the LOC128872972 gene encoding zinc finger protein 394-like isoform X2 has translation MEYGIWSLHAAGELWGDPRLARRHPILPPSATQLLPRAAFALSALHRPDMVPLPLTSPGPPYGPMELVTKPSVASSDGDVEKKDSEREDDQQPLDDNEGHIENPDENDNQISVPKENNDNEDAGEESDSGSTSSSHRSANNNLSTKLLDPMAYLAFDKEGTVTPVLNGWVLGAYTAMLGRLSAATAALEATEIPNIPSDSDSESEHSSYTEKSRGSSPNVSNAHRGYSCGSCEVVAPTRPALRKHIVDCHPPVSSTESGETKSCPSSGCDFITSSRCEMETHVAAHVAQGMTPTGKKRSLALQRVRYEREEYRCSLCSYACTIEKAFQRHLRAHAKGPAPETRVSCAVCGADRSSEVDLSRHMRRHRDDRYFCCDICIFRTVQLKKLIQHRRMHTGEKPHLCPHCAYRSARRDNLRSHVRRVHKKENLYCDTFSPRGMLLTPTIGRDTPLVQSPEPSPSSNTESTN, from the exons ATGGAATATGGGATCTGGAGTCTTCACGCCGCGGGTGAACTTTGGGGTGACCCGCGTCTCGCCCGAAGGCACCCGATTCTGCCACCAAGCGCGACGCAGCTGCTACCAAGGGCAGCCTTCGCCCTGAGCGCCCTTCATCGGCCAGATATGGTCCCGTTACCGCTTACATCGCCCGGACCACCCTACGGGCCCATGGAGCTGGTCACGAAACCCTCCGTCGCCTCCAGCGACGGCGACGTCGAGAAAAAGGACTCGGAGCGGGAGGACGACCAGCAACCACTAGACGACAACGAAGGACACATCGAAAATCCAGACGAGAATGATAATCAG ATCTCCGTACcaaaagaaaacaacgacAACGAAGACGCCGGGGAGGAAAGCGACAGCGGAAGTACAAGCAGTTCCCACCGTTCGGCTAACAATAATCTCTCAACGAAGCTGCTTGACCCGATGGCTTACCTTGCTTTCGATAAG GAAGGAACTGTTACGCCGGTTCTAAATGGATGGGTCCTCGGCGCATACACCGCCATGTTGGGAAGACTATCTGCGGCGACGGCGGCCCTCGAGGCTACAGAGATCCCAAACATTCCCTCCGACAGCGACTCAGAGAGCGAACATTCGTCTTACACCGAGAA GTCTCGAGGCAGCAGTCCAAACGTGAGCAACGCTCATCGCGGTTACTCCTGCGGTTCCTGCGAAGTGGTGGCGCCGACCAGGCCCGCGTTGAGGAAGCACATCGTCGATTGTCATCCGCCGGTCTCCAGCACGGAGTCAGGAGAAACGAAAAGCTGCCCTTCATCGGGTTGCGACTTCATAACGAGCAGCAGGTGCGAGATGGAGACCCACGTGGCCGCGCACGTGGCACAGGGAATGACGCCGACAGGGAAAAAGCGAAGCCTGGCATTGCAACGCGTCAG ATACGAAAGGGAGGAGTACCGTTGCTCGCTCTGCTCGTACGCTTGCACCATCGAGAAGGCATTCCAAAGGCATCTGAGGGCACACGCGAAGGGCCCAGCACCCGAGACGAGGGTGAGCTGCGCGGTTTGCGGAGCCGACCGATCGTCCGAAGTCGATCTCAGCAGACACATGAGAAGGCATCGCGACGATCGCTATTTCTGCTGCGATATTTGCATTTTTCGCACGGTACAACTGAAAAAG CTCATTCAACATCGGCGGATGCACACGGGCGAGAAGCCTCACCTTTGTCCGCACTGCGCGTACAGAAGCGCCCGTCGCGACAACCTACGAAGCCACGTAAGACGAGTCCACAAAAAAGAGAATCTCTATTGCGACACGTTCAGTCCACGAGGTATGTTGTTAACGCCCACGATCGGAAGGGACACCCCGCTCGTCCAGAGTCCAGAACCATCGCCGTCCTCGAACACGGAGTCCACCAACTAG